A single region of the Brassica rapa cultivar Chiifu-401-42 chromosome A03, CAAS_Brap_v3.01, whole genome shotgun sequence genome encodes:
- the LOC103859645 gene encoding probable lipid desaturase ADS3.2, chloroplastic — translation MVSLATTLKPLSPFPSFVKQHKTSNNNAFSTYRTHTYTNSGFFKRGGAVAVPHKRYTFVGVHDAPDQIESSWGIPLSEVVVARKKRAFWQRSWNYWDVIRLVQVAGVHLLSLLAPFYLSWSAFRVFLWIVAINGICITLCYHRNLSHRSFDLPKWLEYLFAYGGLLAFQGDPIEWVSNHRYHHKHCDTQRDPHSPTQGFWFSHMAWIFDSGYIHKKCGGQENANDLVRQPFYKFLQRTILLHEMAFALLLYICGRMPFLVWGIGVANVARYHGTFLVNSVCHTWGTRAWNTPDLSKNNLWVAAITFGEGWHNNHHAFEFSARHGLEWWQLDFTWYLIKFLEAIGLATNVKLPSEAQKKTMACN, via the exons TTTGTTAAACAACATAAAACCAGTAACAATAATGCTTTCTCTACTTATCGCACCCATACCTATACAAACTCAGGTTTCTTCAAACGAGGAGGCGCCGTCGCCGTGCCTCACAAGAGATATACGTTCGTGGGTGTTCATGATGCACCAGATCAGATTGAGAGCTCCTGGGGGATACCATTGTCGGAGGTTGTGGTGGCCAGAAAGAAGAGAGCATTTTGGCAAAGGAGTTGGAATTATTGGGATGTGATCAGGTTAGTCCAAGTTGCTGGGGTTCATTTGCTGAGCCTCTTGGCTCCATTTTACTTAAGTTGGTCGGCTTTTCGTGTTTTCCTTTGGATCGTTGCCATCAATGGAATCTGCATCACCTTGTGTTATCACCGGAATCTTTCTCACCGAAGTTTCGATCTACCGAAATGGCTCGAGTATCTATTTGCTTATGGTGGCCTTCTGGCTTTTCAG GGAGACCCAATAGAGTGGGTGAGCAACCATCGGTACCATCATAAGCATTGTGATACACAACGTGACCCACACAGTCCTACACAGGGGTTTTGGTTTAGTCACATGGCTTGGATATTTGATTCAGGTTATATCCACAAAAAG TGTGGTGGACAGGAGAATGCAAACGATCTCGTAAGGCAGCCCTTCTACAAGTTCCTCCAGCGAACCATACTTTTGCATGAGATGGCTTTTGCCCTTCTCCTCTATATTTGTGGACGCATGCCCTTCCTCGTCTGGGGAATT GGTGTGGCAAATGTGGCTCGATACCACGGGACTTTTCTGGTGAACTCAGTTTGCCATACATGGGGAACACGAGCTTGGAACACACCTGACCTCTCCAAAAACAATTT GTGGGTAGCGGCTATAACATTTGGTGAAGGATGGCATAACAATCATCATGCATTCGAGTTCTCGGCTAGGCATGGACTCGAGTGGTGGCAGCTCGACTTTACTTGGTATCTTATTAAGTTTCTTGAAGCTATTGGCTTGGCCACGAACGTTAAGTTACCTTCTGAAGCTCAAAAGAAGACGATGGCTTGTAACTAG